A single region of the Xiphophorus maculatus strain JP 163 A chromosome 3, X_maculatus-5.0-male, whole genome shotgun sequence genome encodes:
- the eaf1 gene encoding ELL-associated factor 1 gives MNGSTNPLLDKEEHVLKLGESFEKRPKSSFHTIRYDFKPASIDTSCEGELQVGKGDEVTITLPHIPGSTPPMTVFKGNKRPYQKDCVLIINHDTGEFVLEKLSSSIQVKKTRAEGSSKIQARIEQQSVRSSQPSSQFRAPTKPGTGIKTSPSQTKDNPSPEPQLDDIKRELRAEVEVIEQMSSSGSSSSDSASASGSGDDSSSSDAENDAPRPLSQTSPSRLPVVNGGVDRQQGNNQLMNTLRNDLQLSESGSDSDDD, from the exons ATGAATGGGAGTACGAATCCGCTGCTGGATAAAGAGGAGCATGTTTTGAAGCTCGGAGAAAGCTTCGAGAAGAGGCCAAAATCTTCTTTTCACACCATCAGAT atgaCTTCAAACCAGCATCTATTGACACTAGTTGTGAAGGAGAGCTGCAAGTTGGGAAAGGAGATGAAGTTACCATTACACTACCTCACATTCCA GGCTCCACGCCTCCTATGACAGTATTTAAGGGAAACAAGCGACCATATCAGAAGGACTGTGTTCTCATCATTAACCATGATACGGGTGAATTCGTCCTGGAGAAgctcagcagcagcatccagGTGAAGAAAACAAG GGCAGAGGGGAGCAGTAAGATCCAGGCCCGAATTGAGCAGCAGTCAGTTCGCTCCAGCCAGCCTAGCTCTCAGTTCCGGGCCCCAACCAAACCCGGAACTGGGATCAAAACCTCTCCCTCCCAAACTAAGGACAACCCCTCTCCTGAGCCGCAGCTCGATGACATCAAGAGAG AGCTGAGAGCAGAGGTGGAGGTTATAGAGCAGAtgagcagcagcggcagcagctcCTCAGACTCAGCCAGCGCCTCGGGGAGCGGCgacgacagcagcagcagtgacgCCGAGAACGACGCACCGCGGCCGCTCAGCCAGACCTCCCCCAGCCGCCTCCCTGTGGTCAACGGAGGAGTCGACCGGCAGCAGGGCAACAACCAGCTCATGAACACACTCC gaaACGATCTTCAGCTCAGCGAGTCGGGCAGCGACAGCGACGACGACTGA
- the mettl6 gene encoding methyltransferase-like protein 6, which translates to MSFTGIEKCEVDLTQTVKLKSKDETFPCGQATTSTARHLTQEELDRLSSERTLVSDFKQMKIEKEAQKNWDLFYKRNTTNFFKDRHWTTREFEELQACREFESQKLVLLEAGCGVGNCIFPLLEEDLNIFVYACDFSPRAVEFVKKNPLYRPDRCCAFQCDLTKDHLTENVPEASVDVVTLIFVLSAIHPDKMKEALENIGKILKPGGVVLFRDYGLYDHAMLRFKSGSKLGDNFYVRQDGTRSYFFSKEFLAKLFEEADFQSVVNEYVLRETVNKKEGLCVPRVFLQSKFIKPAHSQQGFGLLSHNSSKESKQED; encoded by the exons ATGTCATTTACAGGAATTGAAAAGTGCGAAGTTGACCTTACACAAACCGTAAAATTGAAATCCAAAGATGAAACGTTTCCATGCGGACAAGCAACAACCTCCACAGCCAGACATTTAACCCAGGAGGAGCTGGACAGACTGAGCAGCGAGCGGACGCTGGTGTCCGACTTCAAACAGatgaaaattgaaaaagaagCTCAAAAAAACTGGGACTTGTTTTACAAGAGAAATACTACAAATTTCTTCAAAGACAGACACTGGACCACCAGAGAGTTTGAGGAGCTCCAAGCATGTAGAGAG tttgagtcCCAGaagctggttctgctggaggctGGTTGTGGAGTAGGAAACTGCATCTTCCCTCTGCTAGAGGAAGACCTCAACATCTTTGTTTATGCGTGTGATTTCTCACCCCGGGCTGTTGAATTTGTCAAA aaaaatcctcTGTACCGCCCCGACCGCTGCTGTGCGTTCCAGTGTGATTTAACAAAAGACCATCTGACGGAAAATGTTCCAGAGGCCAGCGTCGACGTTGTTACTCTCATCTTTGTCCTGTCGGCCATTCATCCTGATAAGATGAAGGAGGCTTTAGAGAACATTGGCAAG ATCCTGAAGCCTGGCGGTGTCGTCCTGTTCAGGGATTATGGCCTCTATGATCACGCTATGCTCCGGTTTAAATCTGGCAGCAAGCTGGGGGACAACTTCTATGTCCGTCAAGATGGAACAAGGTCCTACTTCTTCTCTAAAG AGTTCCTGGCTAAGCTGTTTGAAGAGGCGGACTTCCAGTCTGTGGTTAATGAATATGTCCTGAGAGAGACAGTCAATAAGAAAGAGGGGCTTTGTGTTCCCAGAGTTTTCCTTCAGAGCAAGTTTATCAAACCAGCACATTCCCAACAAGGTTTTGGACTGTTATCTCACAATTCTTCCAAAGAGAGCAAACAAGAAGATTGA